One genomic region from Mauremys reevesii isolate NIE-2019 linkage group 7, ASM1616193v1, whole genome shotgun sequence encodes:
- the KCTD6 gene encoding BTB/POZ domain-containing protein KCTD6 — MDNGDWGYMMTDPVTINVGGHLYTTSLTTLTRYPDSMLGAMFGGDFPTARDSQGNYFIDRDGPLFRYVLNFLRTSELTLPLDFKEFDLLRKEADFYQIEPLIQCLNDPKPLYPVDTFEEVVELSSTRKLSKYSNPVAVIITQLTITTKVHSLLEGISNHFTKWNKHMMDTRDCQVSFTFGPCDYHQEVSLRVHLMEYITKQGFTIRNTRVHHMSERANENTVEHNWTFCRLARKTDD, encoded by the exons ATGGATAATGGAGACTGGGGATATATG ATGACTGATCCAGTCACAATAAATGTGGGTGGACACTTGTATACAACATCCCTCACCACTCTAACAAGATATCCCGATTCAATGCTTGGGGCCATGTTCGGTGGAGACTTCCCCACTGCCCGGGACTCTCAGGGCAATTACTTCATTGACCGAGATGGACCACTTTTCCGGTATGTTCTTAACTTTTTACGGACTTCAGAGTTGACTTTGCCCCTGGACTTCAAGGAATTTGACTTGCTTCGAAAAGAAGCAGATTTTTATCAAATTGAACCCCTAATCCAGTGTCTTAATGACCCCAAGCCTTTGTATCCTGTGGATACCTTTGAGGAAGTAGTGGAGTTGTCCAGCACACGGAAACTTTCCAAATATTCCAATCCAGTGGCAGTAATCATAACACAGTTAACCATTACAACTAAGGTCCATTCGTTACTGGAAGGCATTTCAAACCACTTTACCAAGTGGAATAAGCACATGATGGACACAAGAGACTGCCAAGTTTCCTTTACTTTTGGGCCATGTGATTACCACCAGGAAGTTTCCCTCAGAGTCCATCTGATGGAGTACATTACAAAACAAGGTTTCACTATCAGAAATACAAGAGTTCACCATATGAGCGAGCGGGCCAATGAAAATACAGTGGAGCACAACTGGACTTTCTGTAGACTGGCACGGAAAACGGATGACTGA